The genomic interval ATCGACATCCACCAACACCGGCGACTTGCCCGTCTGGCTGATCACCGAGGTGTAGTCGTTGACCTTGTCACGCTTCACCGCTACCAGCAGCACTTCCATGTTGTCGTGACCGGGCTCACCTTCACTGAGAACAACGTAGTCCAGGCGAACGTCGTTGATGTCGAAGGGAATGTACTGCTCGGCTTCCCACTGGATCGACTCGGCGAGCTCCTCGGCCGGCATCGAGGGCAACTGGATTTTCTTGATGATGACCGAATGGCCAGACAACGAGGTGGCGTAACTGGTGCTCTTGACGCTGGCCTCGTTGTTGAGCTTGTGGATGGCGTCCACCACCAACGACGAATCCATGATGGATCCATCGACGATCGCCTCCGGCGACAGAGGCTCGATGCCGAGACGCTGGAGATGGTACTCCCCGGCCTTCTTTTCCCGGATCTCTGCCAACTTGACGGCAGAGCTGCCCAGGTCAAGGCCCACGACCCCCTTATTGCGCGCGAAGAACATGTCAGCCCAGCCCCTCGAAAAAAATCAATAATGGCGGCGACTTAACGGCAAATAGTTAAAGTGCCGCCGCAGCGTACCAGCAAAAAATCTGGGAGTCAAGGATTGAATGCATCTATGGCAATATCCAGCGACCATCGAAGATTATAACCCCGAATGCTGTTGAAAATGAAGCACATACGTCATCGGGCACGAACCGGAATGTTCGCTGCCACCCACGAAAACCTGCCCAAGAACCTGTGCATTTGAGCCCTTCCCGAGGGCTCTTGCCCCACCTGGGGGCATCTGATATCTTCGCCGTCTTTGGTGAACGGAGGATTTCGAAACCATGGCTAAGTGTGCTCTGTGCAGTAAAGGAACGACCTTCGGGCGCAGCATCAGTCACGCCCACAACGTGACCAATCGGCCCTTCAGGGCAAACCTCCAGAAAGTGCGCGCCGTCATCGACGGTACCACCCAGCGCATCTGGGCCTGCACCCGCTGCATTCGCAACGGTGCCGTCCAGAAGCCGGTGGCGCGCAACTGGAAGGCCCCCGCCGAGAGCTGACCCCGAAGGACCGCAGGAATCCGACGCCCGGCCAACGCCGAGCGTCCCCCATCCGCAGGATTGCGACGGAAGCGCCCCCCACCGGGGGCGGCTTTGCGCTGCCCGGAACCCGAGCTTCTCACCAGATTTCGTGGCGAAGGTCGAAGGTTGCGGAAGATGGTCGGGCTAGGAGATGGCGCCGCTCATGCGGCGATCGACGGTGCGCACCCCGGCGAGGCCGCGGATGCGACGCACGATCTTGTCGAGGTGCTTGCTGTCGCGCACCTGGACGACCACCGAGATGATGCCCTTCCCCATCTCCTCGGTCTCGGCCTGGAGGTGGGTGATGTTGCTCTCCTGTCCGGCGATGGCCTCCGCCAGCCGCGCCAGGATGCCGGGGCGATCCTCGGTCTCGATGAGAAGCGAGATGCGGTACAGGTCGTCCTTCTGCCGCGCCCAATCGACCTCGATCTCACGCTCGGCGTTGTAGAGCAGATTGCGGACGTTGGGGCAATCCACCGAGTGCACCGAGACCCCTCGGCCACGGGTGATGTAGCCCACGATGTTCTCCCCCGGTAGCGGATTGCAGCACTGGGCGAGAAAGGCCAGCATGTCGCCGTGCCCCTTGACCACGATCGGACCTTTACCGAAGGGCAGGATCTTCTCGACCGCACGGCGGATGCGGCTCGGCTCCTCGGACGGCTTGGAGGTCTCCTCCTCCGGCAGCACTCGATTCACCACCAAGCGCGACGGTAGCTTGCCGAAGCCCAGGCGGCTGAACAAATCGTCGACCCCGCCGATGCCCTCATCCTCCAGGTAGCGGGTCAATCCCTCCTGATCGAGGAAACGCTTGAGGCTCATCTTGTAGCGTCGCAACTCCTTCTCGAGGACGCGACGACCGATCTCGACGGAGCGCTGCTTTTGCTGCGTGTTGAGCCACTGGCGAATCTTGTTCTTGGCCCGCGAGGTGGCGACGAAGCTCAACCAATCGCGGCTCGGTCGGCGATTGGGAGACGTCATCACCTCCACCATGTCGCCGTTCTGGAGCTTGGCCCGCAGCGGCACCAGCTTGCCGTTGACCCGTGCCCCGGAGCACTGATGACCGAGATCCGTGTGCACCTTGTAGGCGAAGTCGAGGGGAGTCGCGCCGCGCGGAAAGGAGAACACCTCCCCCTTCGGAGAGAAAACGTAGACCTCGTCCGGATAGAGGTCGATCTTGAGGGTGGAGAGGAAGGTGCGGGGGTCCTTGACCTCCTTCTGCCAATCGAGGAGCTGGCGCAACCAGAGAATGTTGGCGTCCTCGCCGGCAGAGGACTTGCCCTCCTTGTAGCGCCAATGGGCGGCGATACCCTCCTCGGCGATGCGGTCCATCTCGCGAGTGCGAAGCTGCACCTCGAAGGGCTGGCCGCTCTCGCCGACCACCGTGGTGTGCAAGCTCTGGTACAGGTTGGGCTTGGGCATCGCGATGTAGTCCTTGAAGCGACCGGGAATCGGGCGCCAATGCTGGTGGACCACACCGAGGGCGGCATAGGTGTCGCGCAACGTGCGGGTGATGATGCGGAAGGCCAGGAAGTCGTAGAGCCGCGAGATGTCGATGCCCTGGCGCCGCAGCTTCTGGTAGATCGAGTAATAGCGCTTCACCCGGAAGGTGATCTCGGCCTCGATTGCGCCGTCGCCGAGATGGCGAGCGAGGGAGCGTCGGATCTTCTCCATCGCCCCCTTGGCCCCCTTCATCTTCTCCGTCACCCGCGAGTAGAGCTCGGCGAACTGGTGGGGATAGAGATAGTAGAAGGCGAGGTCTTCGAGATCGCCCTTGACCCGACTCATGCCCAGACGGTGGGCGATCGGCGCGTAGATCTCGAGGGTTTCGCGCGAGATGCGGCGCCGCGCATCGTTCGGCATGTGCTCGAGGGTCTCCATGTTGTGGAGCCGATCGGCGAGCTTGACCACCACCACGCGGATGTCCTTGGCCGAGGCCAGGATCATTTTGCGGAAGGTCTCCGCCTGCGCCTGGTCCCGGCGGACATACTCGTGGCGGCCGATCTTGGTGACGCCGTCCACCATGTCGGTGATCTCAACGCCGAACAGCTTCTCGAGCTCGGCGCGGCTCGACTCGGTGTCCTCGAGGACATCGTGGAGCAGGCCGACGGCCACGCAGACGTGGTCGAACTTGAGGTCCGCCAGTAGATAGGCGACGGCCAGGGGGTGGCTGACGTAGGGCTCTCCGGAGCGGCGTTTCTGGTCGCCGTGCCGTTCGACGGCGTAGTCCCAAACGCGCCGGATCAAGCCCTCGTCGACGAGGCGCCCGTGCTCTTCGAGGCGGGCGACGACCTGATCGATGGAGCCCACCCGCGGCCCTGCCACCGGGGGCTTGGGCTTGATCTTGCGGACCGTCGGCATGGTCTCCGGAGGCCTTCCGCGCGACCTCTCACGCCTACCGAAGGCCGCACCATTTCAGAGGGTCCTCGATTATACGGCAATTTCCAGAGGGGCTAGGGGCGCCCCCCTGGAAAACACAGGCGGTAGAAGAAGAAGCCGGGTGACGGCTTCTTCTCCGGTCGCTAGGCGCTGCTGCGGGCGGCCCGGGCGGCCTTCGCCTCGGAGCCGAAGAACTGCTCCCAGAGCAAGGCGAAGGGGCTGGCGACGTAGATCGAAGAGTAGGTGCCGACCACGATACCGATGGTCACCACGAAGGCGAAGCCACGCAGCACGTCTCCCCCCAGCACCAGCAGCGAACCGACCGCCAGCAGGGTGGTGCCGGAGGTCAGGATGGTGCGCGACAGGGTCTGGTTGATGCTCTCGTTCATGACATCGATCAGGGGGCGACGGCGCG from Acidobacteriota bacterium carries:
- a CDS encoding bifunctional (p)ppGpp synthetase/guanosine-3',5'-bis(diphosphate) 3'-pyrophosphohydrolase → MPTVRKIKPKPPVAGPRVGSIDQVVARLEEHGRLVDEGLIRRVWDYAVERHGDQKRRSGEPYVSHPLAVAYLLADLKFDHVCVAVGLLHDVLEDTESSRAELEKLFGVEITDMVDGVTKIGRHEYVRRDQAQAETFRKMILASAKDIRVVVVKLADRLHNMETLEHMPNDARRRISRETLEIYAPIAHRLGMSRVKGDLEDLAFYYLYPHQFAELYSRVTEKMKGAKGAMEKIRRSLARHLGDGAIEAEITFRVKRYYSIYQKLRRQGIDISRLYDFLAFRIITRTLRDTYAALGVVHQHWRPIPGRFKDYIAMPKPNLYQSLHTTVVGESGQPFEVQLRTREMDRIAEEGIAAHWRYKEGKSSAGEDANILWLRQLLDWQKEVKDPRTFLSTLKIDLYPDEVYVFSPKGEVFSFPRGATPLDFAYKVHTDLGHQCSGARVNGKLVPLRAKLQNGDMVEVMTSPNRRPSRDWLSFVATSRAKNKIRQWLNTQQKQRSVEIGRRVLEKELRRYKMSLKRFLDQEGLTRYLEDEGIGGVDDLFSRLGFGKLPSRLVVNRVLPEEETSKPSEEPSRIRRAVEKILPFGKGPIVVKGHGDMLAFLAQCCNPLPGENIVGYITRGRGVSVHSVDCPNVRNLLYNAEREIEVDWARQKDDLYRISLLIETEDRPGILARLAEAIAGQESNITHLQAETEEMGKGIISVVVQVRDSKHLDKIVRRIRGLAGVRTVDRRMSGAIS
- the rpmB gene encoding 50S ribosomal protein L28 → MAKCALCSKGTTFGRSISHAHNVTNRPFRANLQKVRAVIDGTTQRIWACTRCIRNGAVQKPVARNWKAPAES